The genomic window AGCCGAAGGTCTGCTTGGACGGGGTGGCGGTGAGGCCGATCAGGTGGGCGTCGAAATACTCCAGCACCTGGCGCCAGAGGTTGTAGATGGAGCGATGGCATTCATCGGTGATGATGAAATCGAAGGTGGAGATGGGGATATTGGGGTTGTATTCCAGGGGCGGGATTTCCTTGAACAGGCTGTCCAACCCTTGGGGTGATTGGTCCTCGGCCTCTTCGGGAAGTAGCTCACCCCGGAGCATCGAGTAGAGCCGCTGGATGGTCGAAATGCAGACCCGGGCCGTGGTATCGATGGTGTTTGAGGTGAGGCGCTGAACAATGAACTCCTCGCTGAACTTGTAATTATTGTAGGGTGAGACGTATTGCTGGAACTCTTTTAAAGTCTGCTTGCCCAGGTTGCCGCGATCGACCAGGAAGAGGACGCGCTTGGCTCCGGCGAATTTAATGAGCCGGTAGATAATGGAAATGGCGGTGAAGGTCTTGCCGCTGCCGGTGGCCATCTGGATAAGCGACCGGGGGCAGTCCTTGGCCAGGGATTTTTCGAGATTTTTGACTGCCTGGATCTGGGCGGGCCAGAAGCCCTCTTCGATAAGCTGGGGCATGTGTTGGAGACGACCCCGGAGGGTGGAGTGGAGGCTGAGGTATTCGGGGCTGGCTTCGGCGGTTTGGCTGGGGATTTTTTCGGCTTCCCCGAAGATATAATCAGGCTTATGAAAGGCAAAGACCTGACGGGAGCGGGGCGCTGGATCGAGATTGTTGGTGAAGCGGGTCTCGTCGCCGGTGGACTGATAACAAAAAGGGAGCGGCCTGGTCCAAGCTGGAAGGCTATCGGGCAGGCCCTTGGCGTATTTGTCGGACTGGGTTTCAACCCCGGTCAGGGTGGTGCCGGTCTTTTTTGCTTCGATGACGCCGGCAGCCTTGCCATCGACATAGAGGAGATAATCGGCGAAGCCGTGCCCCTGTTTAAGAGGAAATTCGCGGATAGCAACGCCCTTAGCGGCATAGATATTGGTGTCCTTGACATCCTGAACCAGCCAACCGGCTTCGGTAAGCAGTTGATCGATCTTTTCGCGGGCATGCTGTTCGCAGGTCATAACTCAATGTAAGGGAAAAAGTCCAGCGGGCGTTATTGCAATTCCGCAGGCAACCATCCTTGATGGTCAGAGTCTGTCATCCTTGATTATTCCCATTCCAAGTCGGTCAGAATATCTCCAGAACACCTTGTTTCAACTGATGTTATCAACCTAGCAAGGCAATTTACTAAACGCAACATTTCATTGATTGTACAACGAGAAAAACCCCGGCATGCCGGGGTTTTGGATAATATTTTTCATGTATTATAGAAAAAGATACAGTGTGAATCGTCAGAAAATTCTCAGATTATGAATGCAGGAATTGACCCCAGGCCTTGTGAAGATGAGCAACTGAGGCCTCAAGCATTTTCAGATCATATATTTCCAACGTCACAACTCCGGCAAACCCTGTCTCCTTTAATATTCTTCCAAGATCCTTTGTCCGTTCCAGATCATCATCGGTTAATGCCTGATGGTCCTTACCTTTCGAATATCCGTGATAGTGTATATGGCGGGCAGCGCTGATGCGTTCCAATGCCCGCTCCCAATCGTCGCCGTACCTGCGAATATGCCCGAGGTCCAGGCACAATGAAAAGCGGTGTTTGTCGATAAGCGGCAGGATCTGCTCAACCGGATAGTCGATATTTTCGATACAGATTTTCTCTGTGTCCGGTCCAAGTTTTCTGGATAGAGCCTCCAGGGATTTGTCCAGATTTTCCAGCCAGACAGCAGCGGCCAGCTCTTCGGGCGCCAGATGCAGATCAAAACATCGTGTCGAAAGCGGCTGAAAATATTCCATCACCCGGCAAATCTCGGCAATGCCTTTTTCCCGCAAGGCAGGATCCGAAGCGCCGAGATGCATATCGGTGGGCAGGTGAACCGTATAGGTCAAACCGCTTTTCCAGGACGCTTCCTCTAATCTTCCAAGGGGGATGTCGTGTTCAAGAATGACGTTTTCACTGCTTTCAAAACAGAGAATCTGGACATCGTCCAGATGATTTTTTAACAAGCGGACATTGGTGATGATATCGCCTGGCATAACATAGGATGGTGCGCCGATTTTCCACGGATAGCAGCCTTTGAGACCGGCCGGCTTCACCCTGGACTCCCCTTAAGAATGAACATTTTCCCGGGCCTGTCCTGGTGTGCAAGACTGATCCGCGGGTCAGGGCCGTTATCAGTGTTGATTATTTCTGCAAGAGTTTGCTGGACTTTTTCAGGGTGGTTATTGGTTTCACTGATATGGGCAAGCACCACATACTGCATGTTTTCATGCAGAAGTTCCCT from Pseudomonadota bacterium includes these protein-coding regions:
- a CDS encoding DEAD/DEAH box helicase family protein; amino-acid sequence: MTCEQHAREKIDQLLTEAGWLVQDVKDTNIYAAKGVAIREFPLKQGHGFADYLLYVDGKAAGVIEAKKTGTTLTGVETQSDKYAKGLPDSLPAWTRPLPFCYQSTGDETRFTNNLDPAPRSRQVFAFHKPDYIFGEAEKIPSQTAEASPEYLSLHSTLRGRLQHMPQLIEEGFWPAQIQAVKNLEKSLAKDCPRSLIQMATGSGKTFTAISIIYRLIKFAGAKRVLFLVDRGNLGKQTLKEFQQYVSPYNNYKFSEEFIVQRLTSNTIDTTARVCISTIQRLYSMLRGELLPEEAEDQSPQGLDSLFKEIPPLEYNPNIPISTFDFIITDECHRSIYNLWRQVLEYFDAHLIGLTATPSKQTFG
- a CDS encoding sugar phosphate isomerase/epimerase, whose protein sequence is MKPAGLKGCYPWKIGAPSYVMPGDIITNVRLLKNHLDDVQILCFESSENVILEHDIPLGRLEEASWKSGLTYTVHLPTDMHLGASDPALREKGIAEICRVMEYFQPLSTRCFDLHLAPEELAAAVWLENLDKSLEALSRKLGPDTEKICIENIDYPVEQILPLIDKHRFSLCLDLGHIRRYGDDWERALERISAARHIHYHGYSKGKDHQALTDDDLERTKDLGRILKETGFAGVVTLEIYDLKMLEASVAHLHKAWGQFLHS